From one Acidobacteriota bacterium genomic stretch:
- a CDS encoding glycosyltransferase family 39 protein — MTVSPASRRERILVVAAFAVLALLRLATLAPDPWEWDEVLFMEGVRDGLDVRVNHPHPPGYPVFIRLGQGIRALGAPPFRATALAGAIGGYLSVLALYLLLRELGSRRAWALVGALFYALTPSVWLHGVRPLSDGPGAAAGLFAAVFLVRAIAGKGRHALLWAAAFTALAAGVRPQVGLALLPAAAVAAVSVFRRERSVKPLLLAAAVGVLLSAAIWIPVFRSSGGFAVWKDRFEGQMKYVTQFDSPKLRDVLQPPFWKRWFLDPVGHGKLAGTFLLLGLAGAALERKRAGMVFLVFVPVTLLTLGVLSVDSAPRYVLAFWAAPCALAAFALERFAASRFGRIVSPAAGVLVLAAFAALGAPAIAEVASKPSPSVAAMQAVRAAGVPPGDVFVTEPLRAHADEYFRYRAHVVSETIPVAVPRTGVFVGAEDRPFGVVPQRVFTFESPRLLHISRGRYLRTEIFEGRAGAGVFVPITPWPATQLDGRVELPEGTTFSIYAASPADVTFMVRAAGERAELELKTLGGARTGSVEPGGELAVTFGAAPDPSEKLFTISALKGRATLDAFRIRAHETHRPAYRADDAIPAGLDEPAEGARIALPLRARGWCQEKGGGRVDPVEFRLDGLRIVEVTVTRMPRPDVAAVLPAIGDAREAGWEAVLSPRVGPGRHVLTVTFQAGDRRRVYPPREIEIVTPGGAK; from the coding sequence ATGACCGTGAGCCCCGCGTCCCGCCGCGAGCGGATCCTCGTCGTCGCCGCGTTCGCCGTCCTCGCGCTCCTGCGCCTCGCGACGCTCGCGCCCGACCCGTGGGAGTGGGACGAGGTCCTCTTCATGGAGGGCGTGCGCGACGGCCTCGACGTCCGCGTGAACCACCCGCACCCGCCGGGCTACCCGGTCTTCATCCGGCTCGGGCAGGGGATTCGGGCGCTCGGCGCCCCGCCGTTCCGCGCGACGGCGCTCGCGGGGGCGATCGGCGGATACCTCTCGGTCCTCGCGCTCTATCTTCTTCTCCGCGAGCTCGGGTCCCGGCGCGCCTGGGCGCTCGTCGGCGCGCTCTTCTACGCGCTCACGCCGTCGGTGTGGCTGCACGGCGTGCGGCCGCTGTCCGACGGGCCGGGGGCGGCAGCGGGGCTCTTCGCCGCGGTGTTCCTCGTCCGGGCGATCGCGGGGAAGGGCCGGCACGCGCTCCTCTGGGCCGCGGCGTTCACGGCGCTCGCGGCGGGCGTGCGCCCGCAGGTCGGCCTCGCCCTCCTGCCCGCGGCGGCCGTGGCCGCCGTATCCGTCTTTCGTCGCGAGCGGAGCGTGAAGCCGCTTCTCCTTGCAGCGGCCGTGGGCGTTCTTCTCTCCGCCGCCATCTGGATCCCGGTCTTCCGGAGCTCGGGCGGGTTCGCGGTCTGGAAGGACCGGTTCGAAGGCCAGATGAAGTACGTGACGCAGTTCGACAGCCCGAAACTGCGCGACGTCCTGCAGCCGCCGTTCTGGAAGCGCTGGTTTCTGGACCCGGTCGGGCACGGGAAGCTCGCCGGGACGTTCCTGCTCCTCGGCCTCGCCGGGGCCGCGCTCGAGAGGAAGAGGGCGGGGATGGTCTTCCTCGTCTTCGTCCCGGTCACGCTCCTCACGCTCGGCGTCCTCTCCGTCGACTCGGCGCCGCGCTACGTCCTCGCGTTCTGGGCGGCGCCGTGCGCGCTCGCGGCGTTCGCGCTGGAGAGATTCGCGGCGTCGCGCTTCGGCCGGATCGTTTCGCCCGCGGCAGGCGTGCTCGTCCTCGCCGCCTTCGCCGCGCTCGGGGCGCCCGCGATCGCCGAGGTCGCGTCGAAGCCGAGCCCGTCCGTCGCCGCGATGCAGGCCGTCCGCGCCGCGGGCGTCCCGCCGGGCGACGTCTTCGTCACCGAGCCGCTCCGCGCGCACGCGGACGAGTACTTCCGCTACCGCGCCCACGTCGTGAGCGAGACCATCCCCGTGGCCGTGCCCCGAACGGGCGTCTTCGTCGGCGCCGAGGACCGTCCGTTCGGCGTCGTGCCGCAGCGCGTCTTCACGTTCGAAAGCCCGCGCCTCCTGCACATCTCGCGCGGCCGGTACCTGCGCACGGAGATCTTCGAGGGCCGCGCGGGCGCGGGCGTCTTCGTCCCCATCACGCCGTGGCCCGCCACGCAGCTGGACGGCCGGGTCGAGCTTCCGGAGGGGACGACGTTCTCGATCTATGCCGCGAGCCCGGCGGATGTGACGTTTATGGTGAGAGCGGCCGGGGAACGGGCCGAGCTCGAGCTCAAGACTCTGGGCGGGGCGCGCACGGGCTCCGTCGAGCCGGGAGGCGAGCTCGCCGTCACGTTCGGCGCGGCCCCGGACCCCTCGGAGAAGCTCTTCACGATTTCCGCCCTGAAGGGTCGGGCGACGCTCGACGCGTTCCGGATCCGCGCGCACGAAACGCATCGCCCCGCATATCGCGCCGACGACGCGATCCCGGCCGGGCTCGACGAGCCGGCGGAGGGCGCGCGCATCGCGCTGCCGCTGCGCGCTCGCGGCTGGTGCCAGGAGAAGGGAGGCGGACGCGTCGACCCCGTGGAGTTCCGGCTCGACGGACTGCGCATCGTGGAGGTGACCGTCACGCGGATGCCGCGGCCCGACGTTGCGGCGGTCCTGCCGGCGATCGGCGACGCGCGCGAGGCCGGCTGGGAAG